The Rubrobacter tropicus nucleotide sequence CTCGGGCGTCTACTACCCCGTGAGCGTCCTCCCCGACTGGATGCAGCCGCTCGCCACCATCTCGCCGGTAACCTACGGCCTCGAAGGTGCCCGCGACGCGCTCCAGGAAGGCGCCGGCGTCACCCAGCTCTGGGGCAGTATCTGGCCGCTGCTCGTTATGGGGGTCGTCTTCGTGCCGCTCGGGATCTGGATCTTCCACCTCGGCGAGAACTACGCGAAACGGACCGGAAAGCTGAAGAGAAGCGGGTAGTGAGGTTCCGGATCTCGTACGGCCGGTCAGCAGGATAAAGCCTCCGCAAACCGGGGAGGTCCTCGCCCGGAGCGGTTTGCAAAGCTGAAAGCTGTCAGCCGTCAGCTATCAGCTTTCAGCCAAGAGCAATAAAGCTGACGGCTGATAGAGCGGTTTTCGGAAGCGATTAGCTTCCGAAAACCGCTCTAGCTTTCGGCCAGATGTTTTTCCAGGTCGTCCACGACGCCGTTGGCGGCGGTGGGGCCTATGCCGAGCATCCAGAGGTCGTCTGAGGCCTCGTAGACACGGTCTTGCCTGACGGCTTCGAGCTTCTGCCAGAGGGGGTCGGAGGTGATCTTCTGCCGCGTCGTCTCGTCTTGCGGGCCGTAGGCGGTCACGAAGATCGCATCCCCGTCCATCTCCGGTATGGTCTCCTCGCTCGCGTTGAGGATGGCGAAGTCGTCGACGTCCTGCGAGGGGGGGCGGGGCAACCCGGCGTCCTCGAGCACCGTCCCGACGAAAGACTCCTTCTGGTAGACGCGGGTCTCGCCGGGCAGGAAACGGACGACGGAGACCTCTGTCTCGCCCAACCGGCCGCCCATGGCCCTCTTGAACTCCTCCAGGCGGTCTTCGTAGCCGTCCATGACCTCTTTGGCCTCGTCTGCCCTGTTCATGGCCTCGGCGTGCTTCTCGAAGTTCTCTTTCCAGGTGACGCCCGTGGTCTCGGTGAAGACGGTCGGGGCGACCTGGCTCAGTTGGTCGTAGATCTGCTCGTGACGGAGTTTGCTGGAGAGGATGAGGTCCGGGTTCAGCGTGGCGATCTTCTCCAGGTTCGGCTCCTCGATGGTGCCGACGTTCTCTATGCCACCCGCGCCTTCGAGGTACGAGGGGAGACCGAGCCCCTCGACGGCCTCCACCGCTCCGACCGGCTTCACCCCCAGAGACATCGCGCTGTCCAACTCCCCCGTGTCCAGCACCACGACCCGCTTGGCGGTTCCTTGTATCTTCGTCTCGCCCATCGCATGCTCGATGGTTCTCGTCTGGGCCGAGGCACCGCCGCCATCCCCGCCTTGGCCACCGGCCCCGCCGCAAGCCGCCAGCGCGAGAGCCGCGGCCAGAAAAACTACTGCGGACAGACGGTCTTTGATCCAGATCAATTGATTAGTCCCTCCAGACCCTGTATCTTGGCGTCCCA carries:
- a CDS encoding ABC transporter substrate-binding protein; its protein translation is MIWIKDRLSAVVFLAAALALAACGGAGGQGGDGGGASAQTRTIEHAMGETKIQGTAKRVVVLDTGELDSAMSLGVKPVGAVEAVEGLGLPSYLEGAGGIENVGTIEEPNLEKIATLNPDLILSSKLRHEQIYDQLSQVAPTVFTETTGVTWKENFEKHAEAMNRADEAKEVMDGYEDRLEEFKRAMGGRLGETEVSVVRFLPGETRVYQKESFVGTVLEDAGLPRPPSQDVDDFAILNASEETIPEMDGDAIFVTAYGPQDETTRQKITSDPLWQKLEAVRQDRVYEASDDLWMLGIGPTAANGVVDDLEKHLAES